The sequence CTAATTATGATGATAGATATTATCAATTGCTATTCACAATTCCATATCTTGATAATGTTGGTAAATTGacatttaaaaaagaaagagaaatagttATCTGCATTAGATGCAATCAAGAGCATATTATACTTGCAATCAAGGAAAATGGTCAGCAGATACTTGAAGAAAATTTCACTAAAGCCACCTTCTGTAGCCTCCATTTGGTCTCCCAAGTAAGAGTAATTATAAGACTGCCTGCTACTAAAACAGCTTTTGTTGGCAAAAGTTAACCCATATAGTGACACTATCAGCGCCCTTTGAGGAATAAGGATCATGAAAATGCTATGCATTTTATTTGGCTAGGGAGTTTGGCATTCCAGTGCAGCAAAATGTCAAAAAAGGATAATATAACTTTCTTAAAGGGACCAAGTGTGTTAGTTATCTAGGATGCAACCCAACCATTTTTCATGTATGTCTTTACTGATCCCAAATCAAATGGATAGAAAACTCAAATTCTCTTAGCAACCTACGACCTAATGTGAATTCTTTTAGTTTCATTATCACCAATCTTCTGCTACATCAAACTTTCCCAAATATGTTGGTAAAAGATGGAAAATAATGTGAAAACAGCAACACATAGCTATTGCTCCAAACAAATACCATCCCGGAGTTTTGAATTTCATTACAAAAATTGCAAAATTTAACTCTGATATTAGCACTGACAAAATGGCAGATTTAGATATGACAACAAAAAACCTCTGCAGGAAAGAACTGAGAAATTCCAGACAAAAAAGTTCAGAAAATATACCCAGATGGCTTCCTTGAACTGCCGATAGAGTGGATTATTTGGTGAAAATGGCGATGTTTCCTTCAGCTTAGCAACCTCATCctccaacaacttcttgaaATGGGTGGGCTGTAATTTATCAAACCAGATGAAAcatattgcaaataaaaacaaaatatttgACATCAAATTAAATCACATACCGACAAAAAAAGAGGCTGACCTGATCTGAAGGCTGATACAAGCTCCGTATGGATTGGATCGCCTCGGAGAAGTAGGTGCAGTCATTGTACGCCTCCAGAAGCTCCAAGACTGTGGCTTCCAATTCCTTCACCTGCTTTGCCACCCAGAAGTGAAGGATCGAGATGGAGAGGAGGATCTATTGTTTTGCAGCTAAACTAATCGTTACCTTGTCGGATTGCTGGTCCTTCTCGAGGTCCACCGCGATGCCCTTGATCATGGCCAGGGATTTTCGGATATCCTGGCAcgagggaagaaaagaattagGCCTGAGAGCGGTTTAGGGTTTACAGTTTAGTGATTGGTTTGTAGAATCTAGGGTTTTGGTAAAGTGTTTGGGGTTTAGGGCTTGCAGACTGGATTCTTGAGCTTAGGGTTTAATCTATACCACGATGAGGGATTGGTTGTCGGACGCGAGGTTGGAGACGGCCGTGGCGATTCTCCCGGCGGCGGAACTATGCGCGCGAGGAGCCGACGTGGAGGccatcccctctctctctctctctctctctctctctctctggagcTAGAGATGGAGGGAAAGGGAAGGAGGGAGTCGTTCGGAGGGGGGGGGAATTGAATCGGACTGGCACGTGCGATTCGTGCGATTGCACGTGTAATGTACGAGACTTCCAGACGAGACGAGGCCACGTGCTCTGCATAGTTCTAAGACCGGACAcaggttgtatctttcgtgcgAATGGAGGATTCCCTTCCTTCAGGAgaatccaccattggatcacGCACCAAACAGATCCCAATAGTGAACTCCATTATTCATCcgcttgcatagatctcaaagtgagCAATAGATGATCAAATGGTGCATTCGCTAGAAGAAAGGCGAATCCTTGTTTCGTGCAAAAGATGCAACCCGGCGCCTTTAAAACCCCCTACACTTCCGTAGAGTTTTGTATTTTTTGGGTACAACCTATAAACTAATGTCGACCATCTGATCTTGATCAGATAACAAAGAAGAGTAAGTCTAC is a genomic window of Phoenix dactylifera cultivar Barhee BC4 chromosome 4, palm_55x_up_171113_PBpolish2nd_filt_p, whole genome shotgun sequence containing:
- the LOC103713161 gene encoding E3 SUMO-protein ligase MMS21 isoform X2, with amino-acid sequence MASTSAPRAHSSAAGRIATAVSNLASDNQSLIVDIRKSLAMIKGIAVDLEKDQQSDKVKELEATVLELLEAYNDCTYFSEAIQSIRSLYQPSDQPTHFKKLLEDEVAKLKETSPFSPNNPLYRQFKEAIWNVHHAGQPMPGEEQEDIIMTSTQTNLLNITCPLTGKPVIELQSPVRCMDCKHIYEKDPILHYIRTKKPHPRCPVAVGKGGL
- the LOC103713161 gene encoding E3 SUMO-protein ligase MMS21 isoform X1 — its product is MASTSAPRAHSSAAGRIATAVSNLASDNQSLIVDIRKSLAMIKGIAVDLEKDQQSDKVKELEATVLELLEAYNDCTYFSEAIQSIRSLYQPSDQPTHFKKLLEDEVAKLKETSPFSPNNPLYRQFKEAIWNVHHAGQPMPGEEQEDIIMTSTQTNLLNITCPLTGKPVIELQSPVRCMDCKHIYEKDPILHYIRTKKPHPRCPVAGCPKILQSERVVCDPLLSIEIEEMRSTENVTLQPMVVEDFTEVDDE